In the genome of Gemmatimonadota bacterium, the window TCGAGGCGCAGGCCCTGACGTCCACTCGTCCGCCGGATCCCCGAGTGCAGATCGGCTGGATGAATCGTGAACTGCCCGGCTTCGCGCCGATGGATCCCCTGGGGATGACCCAGTTGCAGTTGATGCAGATGCTGCCCACGGCGGGCAAGCTTCGACTGGCCTCACGCGCGGCGCGCACGCGGGCTTTGGGCGCGGATTTCCGCGCGCGCGACGTCGCGTGGGACGTTCGGGCCGAGGTCGCCGCGGCGTTCTACGAGCTGTATCGCGTCGAGCGCGCCGTGGCAATTGCCCGTGAGACGCGCCAGTTGATGGAAAACGTCGCTGCGGTGGCCGACGCGATGTATCGGGTGGGCGAAGCGCCACAGGCCGACGTGCTCCGGGCGCGTGTTGAAGTGGCCCGAATGACGGAGGAGATCGTGGTGATGGAGGCGATGCGCCAGGTGGCCCTCGCTCGCCTCGGCGGACTGCTCGATCAGTCCTTCGACGATGCGACCCCGCCAGCAGCCCTGCCCTTGTTCCCGGCTGAGCTCCCCCCGCACACTGACCTAGAGACGGCGGCGCTCGTGAGTCGCCCGATGTTGCTCGCCGGTGATGCGGAGCTCGCAGCGGCAGACGCCAGCCGCACGCTCGCGTACCGCGAGCTGTTCCCCGATGTCGAAATCGGGCTGCAATACGGACAACGAGCCGGGGCGATGGGGCCGGAACGGATGGGGAGTCTGATGTTGGGCACCTCAGTACCCATCTTCGCGCGCCAGCGCCAGCTCCCAATGCGCGCCGAGGCGGATGCAATGCGAGAGATGGCCGCCGCCGACCTGCGTGCGATGCGCGCCGAGACCCGCGCCCTGCTTGGGGCGGCATACGCCGAGTGGCAGCGTGCGCGCAACCTCCAACGGCTGTACCGCAGCACCGTGCTCCCCCAAGCCCGCGCGTCGGTAGAGGCCGCGCTGGCGTCGTATCGAGTCGGTGGCGTGAACCTGATGACGCTGCTCGACAACCAAGCGACTGTGAATCGCTACGAGCAGGAACTGGCGGCCCTAGAAGCGATGGAAGGAATGGCACTTGCGGAGCTTGAGATGCTGATGGGGCGTGAACTCTTCGACGCAAATCGTCGTGCCGACTCACCGAGGGAGCAAGAATGACGGAGTCAACCACAGGTATGTCGTGGCGGGGCCTAATTGCGGCCGCCGCCGTGCTCGCTGCCACCGCCGGAGTGGCGTGGTTTGCCACGCGCGGTTCAACGGACACGGCGGAGTCCGGCGGTCACGCGCACGGCGCAGGCGCACCAGTCGGGGTGGGCGGCCCGGTGATGCTCGACTCCGCGCAGGCCGCGCGGATAGGCGTGACGTTCGCGGTCGCGCAGCGCAGTCCGATCGTGCGGGAGTTGCGGAGTGTAGGGCAGGTGGCGTTCGACGAGACGCGCGTCCGAACCGTGAGTCTCAAATTCGATGGCTGGGTGGAGCGGCTCTATGTGGACTTCACCGGCCGCGCGGTGCGTGCCGGCGAACCGCTGCTCGTCACCTACGCGCCGATGCTGGCCAGCGCGGAGGAGGAACTGGTGTTGGCGCACCAGTTGCTGCGCGATGTGCAGGGCGCCGACAGTGCCACGCGACGCGGCGCCGAGCGGATGCTGATCGGCGCGCGGGAAAGACTGCGCAATTGGGACGTACCCGCCGAGGAAATCGCACGCGCGGAGGAGTCGGGCGAGAGCCGCCGCACGTTGGAGATTCGGGCGCCCTACGACGGCGTGGTCATCGAGAAACTCGTGAACGAAGGCCAGCGCGTGATGGCGGGCGATCCACTGCTGCGCATTGCAGACCTGCGTCGGGTGTGGGTGGAGGCAGAAGTGTTTGAGCAGGATGTCGCACTCGTACGCCTCGGGCAGCGCGTGACGGTGGAGCTCGACGCGTTCGCGGGCCGCCCGCGCTCCGGACCGATCGTCTTCCTGCAACCCACGGTGGATCCGGAGACGCGAACGCTGCGCGTGCGCGTGGAACTCGATAACGCCGACGGCCAGCTACGCCCTGGGATGTACGCGACCATCCGCGTGCAGGCGACGGGTTCCGGGGCTGTGGTGCACGTGCCCCGTTCCGCCGTGCTTTCCACTGGACGCCGTGACATCGTATTCGTGCGGATGGACGACGGAATGCTCGAACCGCGGCAGGTGGTGCTCGGCATTGCATCCGACGATCGCGTGGAGATTCGGTCGGGCCTTGCAGTGGGCGAGACCGTCGTCGCGTCCGCGACGTTCCTTGTGGACGCGGAGTCGAATCTGGGCGCGGCGCTCGGCGCGATGGCGGGCATGCCGGGAATGGAAGCGCCGACACCGAGCAAGTCGGTGCCGCCGCCTCCGTCCGCTCACGATCACTGAGGCGCCGCGCGATGCTCAAACGAATCATCGAGTGGTCGGTCCGGAACATCTTCCTCGTGACGCTTGCGACGTTGGCTGCCATCGGGGGCGGTGTCATCGCGCTGCAGCGCACGCCGCTCGAGGCCCTGCCCGACTTGAGCGACGTACAGGTCATCATCCAGACCGAATACAGCGAGCAGGCGCCGCAGATTGTCGAGGACCAGATCACCTACCCGATTGCGGCCGAGATGCTGAAGGTGCCGGGGGCGGAGGTGGTGCGCGGGTACTCGTTCTTCGGCGTCTCGTTCGTGTACATCATCTTTGACGACGACACCGACCTCTACTGGGCCCGTAGTCGTGTGCTCGAGTACCTGAATGGTCTCAAGGGTCGTCTCCCGGCGTCCGTGTCGCCGACGCTAGGTCCAGACGCCACCGGACTCGGCTGGGTGTATCAGTACGCGCTCGAGGACACCACCGGCCGCCTCGACCTATCTGAGTTGCGAGCACTGCAGGATTGGTATCTCCGCTATGAGCTCACCGCCGTGCCCGGCGTCTCGGAGGTCGCTACCGTCGGGGGCTACGAAAAGCAGTACCAGGTGGATCTCGACCCCGCGAAGCTTCTCGCGTATGGCATTCCCGTCACTCGAGTGATGCAGGCCATCCAGACATCGAACGCCGACATCGGCGCGATGGTCGTCGAGCTTTCCGAGCGCGAGTACATGGTGCGCGGGCTTGGCTACCTCAAGTCGCTGGGCGACATCGAAGAGGTGGTGGTAGGAACAACGGAACGTGGGACGCCCATTCGCGTGGCGGAAGTGGCTCGCGTGTCCGTGGGGCCGGCCGTGCGTCGCGGTGTGGCAGAGCTGGACGGCCGCGGAGATGCGGTCGGGGCAATCGTCGTGATGCGGTTTGGGGAGAACGCGCTGACGACAATTGCGCGCGTGAAGGAGCGCCTCGCTCGAGTGGCGCCATCGCTTCCGCCGGGGGTCGTGATCCGTCCTGTGTACGACCGCAGTGATCTCATCGAGCGCGCCATTGCGAACTTGCGATTCAAGCTGCTGGAAGAGAGTCTCGTGGTCGCGCTGGTCTGCATCGTCTTCTTACTGCACGCGCGCTCGGCGCTCGTGGCAATCATCACGCTGCCAGTGGGCATTCTCATCGCGTTCATCGCGATGCGCTACGTCGGCGTTGGTGCCGACATTATGTCGCTCGGCGGCATCGCGATTGCCATTGGCGCGATGATTGACGCCGCGATCGTGATGATCGAGAATCTGCACAAGCATCTGGAGCGTGCCATCGTTGCGCGCGAGCAACCGGGCGCGGTGGAATCGCGCTGGCTCGACACGGGCACGCTCACGCACGCCGAGCGTTGGCAGGCGGTGGTCGAGTCGGCGCAGGAAGTGGGGCCCGCGCTCTTCTTCTCGTTGCTCATCATTACCGTCTCGTTCCTGCCCGTCTTTGCGCTGGAGGGGCAAGAAGGCCGGCTGTTCTCGCCGCTCGCATACACTAAGACGTTCGCAATGGCGGCGGCCAGTGTACTGTCTGTGACGCTGGTACCCGTGGCGATGGGCCTGTTTGTACGTGGACGCATCTACCGGGAATCGGCCAATCCCGTCAATCGATGGCTGATGCGTGCGTATCACCCGCTCATCACGTTCGTGCTGCGGCATCGCTGGCCGGTGGTGATCGCTTCGGTGGCGGCAGTGATTCTGACGTGGATACCGTGGTCGCGGATTGGCAGCGAGTTCATGCCGAGATTGGAAGAGGGTACGGTGCTCTACATGCCGACGACCTTGCCCGGCGTGAGCGTGGCGCGTGCGCGTGAGCTGCTCCGCATCCAAGCCGATATCATTCGGACGTTTCCCGAAGTGGCACACGTGTGGGGGAAGGCGGGTCGGGCGAACACGGCCACTGATCCCGCCGGGCTCGATATGATCGAGACAACCATTACGCTGCGCCCTCAAGAGGAATGGCGCGCGGGGATGACCTACGACCGGCTCGTTGCTCAGATGGATTCTGCGCTGCGCGTCCCAGGCGTGACGAATGCGTGGACGATGCC includes:
- a CDS encoding efflux RND transporter periplasmic adaptor subunit, translating into MLAATAGVAWFATRGSTDTAESGGHAHGAGAPVGVGGPVMLDSAQAARIGVTFAVAQRSPIVRELRSVGQVAFDETRVRTVSLKFDGWVERLYVDFTGRAVRAGEPLLVTYAPMLASAEEELVLAHQLLRDVQGADSATRRGAERMLIGARERLRNWDVPAEEIARAEESGESRRTLEIRAPYDGVVIEKLVNEGQRVMAGDPLLRIADLRRVWVEAEVFEQDVALVRLGQRVTVELDAFAGRPRSGPIVFLQPTVDPETRTLRVRVELDNADGQLRPGMYATIRVQATGSGAVVHVPRSAVLSTGRRDIVFVRMDDGMLEPRQVVLGIASDDRVEIRSGLAVGETVVASATFLVDAESNLGAALGAMAGMPGMEAPTPSKSVPPPPSAHDH
- a CDS encoding TolC family protein, with amino-acid sequence MRRAAIATLTVAWLAASPLDAQRGPDQGEPVAATGAELSLGRLYTAADSANPRIRAAEARARAIEAQALTSTRPPDPRVQIGWMNRELPGFAPMDPLGMTQLQLMQMLPTAGKLRLASRAARTRALGADFRARDVAWDVRAEVAAAFYELYRVERAVAIARETRQLMENVAAVADAMYRVGEAPQADVLRARVEVARMTEEIVVMEAMRQVALARLGGLLDQSFDDATPPAALPLFPAELPPHTDLETAALVSRPMLLAGDAELAAADASRTLAYRELFPDVEIGLQYGQRAGAMGPERMGSLMLGTSVPIFARQRQLPMRAEADAMREMAAADLRAMRAETRALLGAAYAEWQRARNLQRLYRSTVLPQARASVEAALASYRVGGVNLMTLLDNQATVNRYEQELAALEAMEGMALAELEMLMGRELFDANRRADSPREQE
- a CDS encoding efflux RND transporter permease subunit; protein product: MLKRIIEWSVRNIFLVTLATLAAIGGGVIALQRTPLEALPDLSDVQVIIQTEYSEQAPQIVEDQITYPIAAEMLKVPGAEVVRGYSFFGVSFVYIIFDDDTDLYWARSRVLEYLNGLKGRLPASVSPTLGPDATGLGWVYQYALEDTTGRLDLSELRALQDWYLRYELTAVPGVSEVATVGGYEKQYQVDLDPAKLLAYGIPVTRVMQAIQTSNADIGAMVVELSEREYMVRGLGYLKSLGDIEEVVVGTTERGTPIRVAEVARVSVGPAVRRGVAELDGRGDAVGAIVVMRFGENALTTIARVKERLARVAPSLPPGVVIRPVYDRSDLIERAIANLRFKLLEESLVVALVCIVFLLHARSALVAIITLPVGILIAFIAMRYVGVGADIMSLGGIAIAIGAMIDAAIVMIENLHKHLERAIVAREQPGAVESRWLDTGTLTHAERWQAVVESAQEVGPALFFSLLIITVSFLPVFALEGQEGRLFSPLAYTKTFAMAAASVLSVTLVPVAMGLFVRGRIYRESANPVNRWLMRAYHPLITFVLRHRWPVVIASVAAVILTWIPWSRIGSEFMPRLEEGTVLYMPTTLPGVSVARARELLRIQADIIRTFPEVAHVWGKAGRANTATDPAGLDMIETTITLRPQEEWRAGMTYDRLVAQMDSALRVPGVTNAWTMPIQGRNDMLATGIRTPVGIKVFGPDLAELERLGREIEQAVRMVPGTRSAFAERAVSGYYLDIDIDRQAAARHGLNVGDVQAVIATAIGGMTITQTVEGRRRFGVRVRYPQELRDSPERLASVLVPVAHGAGGSSAAASGGMGGMGAENGGGGKRPAQVPLGQLARITPVAGPMVVRTEGAQPTAWVYVDVVDRDIGSYVAEAQRAVSEQVTLPTGYSVVWSGQYEYMQRAKERMKLVIPATLALIFLLLYLNFGNVSESLIVMLSLPFALVGGLWFIWALGYNWSVAVAIGFIALAGVAAETGVVMLIYLDHAWQACTANGRRATLEELYGAVIEGAVERVRPKMMTVTAIMGGLLPLLWGTGAGGTVMRRIAAPMIGGMVSSTVLTLLVIPAVYSLWKEREVLADPGATRATEAR